The Scomber japonicus isolate fScoJap1 chromosome 13, fScoJap1.pri, whole genome shotgun sequence genome includes a window with the following:
- the pwwp2a gene encoding PWWP domain-containing protein 2A, which produces MAAVAAEPGAAAPTTTTGAAEEEGGPGPGPVAPVGPVAPVSSVVPGQPEAPLQSDGTLSNVNPACKQPAAREQRGDRAPVLLELPELPVLLELPVLPELPVLPELPELPGPDQLINNVPVSRSGPGVPGSSLQDPQPSAVFLLSPPVPVPVPEAGLSLDEPAEPTDRDRDYTELRPGPDPEGLQDSCTAEGGPGPGPGPVQNLNLGSEVRVCLDHVIDDALVVSFRLGEKVFSGVLMDVTRRFGPYGIPITAFPRRDRPPLQSDSIKQEEVTVSPPPPPPPPPHSWTSKPPPLFQEGAPYPPPLLIRDTYNQALPQPPPRKIKRPKRRYRSEEPTSIMNAIKLRPRQVLCDKCKGVVASGGHREARRGPVDLRGEEASRRRRSADGPISSEVKRLRSDDKGSRGAASSGIRVTSSSHRVLRGVASSPASSSGRVRLKLNSKKVLTKGSTDRSKAQQVLKKLERSSQPPSHRRPKDQNQNQNLDQSQNQDQSQNQDRTKAVTRAAALQNHNQKVHFTRRLQQLGGAAVGLNSALPPRMRLKPQRYRTDEGQVPPPSSPPASPPTHKQSARSSPPKPSSPTLSPVHAVQPPSPPPPPPCCATSVAMETQEVQSAEEEGGEQEAGGGAGQVVVVELPPPSSSSCSSSLDSSTSQCSFTETSDPPPPGDPPSSPCTPPPSCSSSSFAPHCPASPSPVPPPPGEEEPQVGREEEDEEGGDPKRRRKSSTSSSSSSCSSSSSVFSKTVSKCSLPDGRTVCVGDIVWAKIYGFPWWPARVLGITVARRGDTGLAVRQEARVSWFGSPTTSFLPLSQLSPFLESFQSRFDRKRKGPYRRAIAEAASAAKQLTPEVRALLTQFET; this is translated from the exons ATGGCGGCCGTGGCTGCAGAGCCCGGAGCTGCGGCTCCGACAACAACAACCGGAGCAgcggaggaagagggaggaccGGGACCGGGCCCGGTGGCTCCGGTGGGCCCGGTGGCTCCGGTGAGTTCGGTGGTTCCGGGACAACCAGAAGCACCGCTGCAGAGCGACGGGACGCTGAGTAACGTGAACCCGGCCTGCAAGCAGCCTGCAGCCCGGGAGCAGCGCGGGGACCGGGCCCCGGTGCTACTGGAGCTACCGGAGCTACCGGTGCTGCTGGAGCTACCGGTGCTACCGGAGTTACCGGTGCTGCCGGAGCTACCGGAGCTACCGGGACCAGACCAGCTGATCAATAACGTTCCGGTGAGCCGGTCCGGACCCGGTGTACCGGGCAGCAGCCTGCAGGACCCGCAGCCCTCTGCAGTGTTCCTACTCTCCCCCCCGGTTCCGGTCCCGGTACCGGAGGCCGGACTCTCTCTGGACGAACCGGCGGAACCGACAGACCGGGACCGGGACTACACGGAGCTGAGACCCGGTCCGGACCCGGAGGGGCTGCAGGACTCCTGCACCGCAGAGGGGGGGCCGGGACCGGGACCGGGACCCGTCCAGAACCTGAACCTGGGCTCCGAGGTCCGGGTCTGCCTGGATCACGTCATAGATGACGCGTTGGTGGTTTCCTTCCGGTTGGGAGAGAAAGTGTTCTCAGGTGTGCTGATGGACGTCACCAGAAG gtttggACCGTACGGTATTCCGATCACAGCTTTTCCGAGACGGGATCGTCCTCCTCTTCAGTCGGACTCCATCAAACAGGAAGAGGTCACCgtcagccccccccctcctcctcctcctcccccccactCTTGGACCTCCAAACCGCCGCCGCTGTTCCAGGAGGGGGCGCCGTACCCCCCCCCTCTGCTGATCAGGGACACGTACAACCAGGCGTTACCTCAGCCGCCGCCGCGGAAGATTAAACGCCCGAAGCGGCGCTACCGCAGCGAGGAGCCGACCTCCATCATGAACGCCATCAAGCTCCGCCCCCGCCAGGTGCTCTGCGATAAGTGCAAAGGCGTAGTGGCGTCCGGCGGCCACCGGGAGGCTCGGCGCGGCCCCGTGGACCTGAGGGGCGAGGAGGCGTCCCGGCGGCGGCGCTCGGCAGACGGACCGATCTCGTCCGAGGTGAAACGGCTGCGGAGCGACGATAAGGGAAGCCGCGGCGCCGCGTCGTCAGGGATACGCGTGACATCATCGTCTCACCGCGTCCTGAGGGGCGTGGCTTCGTCTCCGGCGTCCTCGTCCGGCCGCGTGAGGCTGAAGCTCAACTCCAAGAAGGTTCTGACCAAAGGTTCTACTGACCGGTCCAAAGCTCAGCAGGTTCtgaagaagctggagaggagctCGCAGCCGCCGTCGCACCGCCGGCCCAaagaccagaaccagaaccagaacctgGACCAGAGCCAGAACCAGGACCAGAGCCAGAACCAGGACCGCACCAAGGCCGTCACCCGAGCCGCCGCCCTGCAGAACCACAACCAGAAGGTCCACTTCACCCGCCGGCTGCAGCAGCTCGGCGGCGCCGCCGTCGGACTGAACTCGGCGCTGCCGCCCAGAATGCGGCTCAAACCTCAAAGGTACCGTACCGACGAAGGCCaggtgccccccccctcctccccccccgcctccccccccacacacaagCAGAGCGCCCGCTCCTCGCCCCCCAAACCTTCGAGTCCCACACTGAGCCCGGTGCACGCCGTGCAGCCCCCCTCGCCCCCGCCGCCTCCTCCCTGCTGTGCAACcagtgttgccatggagacgcaGGAGGTGCAATCTGctgaggaagaggggggggagCAGGAGGCGGGAGGAGGTGCTGGacaggtggtggtggtggagctcccccccccctcctcctcctcctgctcctcctccttggACTCCTCCACCTCACAGTGCAGCTTCACAGAgacctctgaccccccccctcccggagaccccccctcctccccctgcaCCCCCCcgccctcctgctcctcctcctcattcgcTCCTCACTGTCCCGCCTCTCCCTCCCCCGTGCCCCCTCCCCCCGGAGAGGAGGAGCCTCAGGTCGGCcgcgaggaggaagatgaggagggaggCGACCCGAAGAGGCGTCGTAAGTCTTcgacttcctcctcttcctcctcctgctcctcctcctcctccgtcttcTCTAAGACCGTGTCCAAGTGCTCGCTGCCCGACGGCCGGACGGTGTGCGTGGGCGACATCGTGTGGGCCAAGATCTACGGCTTCCCGTGGTGGCCGGCGCGCGTGCTGGGCATCACGGTGGCGCGGCGCGGCGACACGGGTCTGGCGGTGCGGCAGGAGGCGCGTGTCTCCTGGTTCGGCTCCCCGACCACTTCCTTCCTGCCGCTCTCCCAGCTGTCGCCCTTCCTCGAGAGCTTCCAGTCGCGTTTcgacaggaagaggaaggggccGTACCGCCGCGCCATCGCCGAGGCCGCCAGCGCCGCCAAGCAGCTGACGCCTGAAGTTCGGGCGCTGCTCACGCAGTTTGAGACGTAG